The nucleotide sequence ACTTCAGTTACAGGGTTTTTTGTGCCAAGCAGCCTACCCTGAATTATTGGTTTAACTTAATGTAAATGTTGGAGCAGAATTTTAGACAATATCTACAATTTTAGATGAAAGAATTGCTTTCAACCAAATTTCTCACATCTGCGACATGGAAAAGCAAATCCATTTCTGCCATCTATAATCCTAGTTCAGATGTTATTGGGCAATACTATTTTCATTGACATCATCAAGATTCAAACTAAGAAATTACATCAATATGAAGAGACATTTGATCTTGCAATAACAAAAATCACGCGTCCGCATAAACAAAAAGGGTCAGAACTAAACCTGCAAGAAAGCATGAGGTAAACCTCAGACATTCTTTAACTTCTTCATCTTTGATGGAGGCCATCTGCCTTTCTTTCTCAGTTTTCGCTTGCGAACAAGTCGGTTCCTGCGAAGCCTTATTTTCTTCGCCAgttgcatcttcttcttctgctctaGCCTTTCTTGCAGCTTTGACTCCAAAGGAAGCTTGTCGACAGGTACCACGGCCTCTTCCTTGCTATCTGGAAGGGGCTCACTGCCCTCATTTGCAGCAGCAGTTCCATCAATGTCAGAGGAGGCCTTAACAACTACTGAAGCTGACCTTTTCACAACGGGCATATGAAGTCGAACTCCGCTGAAATATTTCGGATGCAGATTATTGGGTTTCATGTGCATCCAtgaaactgaaaaccaaaaaacaaaattatcataCAAATATGAGccca is from Pyrus communis chromosome 10, drPyrComm1.1, whole genome shotgun sequence and encodes:
- the LOC137748270 gene encoding large ribosomal subunit protein cL37-like, with amino-acid sequence MGLLLYSNPLPLTTASYPSSSSSSSQSPTSSPSSFSATISWMHMKPNNLHPKYFSGVRLHMPVVKRSASVVVKASSDIDGTAAANEGSEPLPDSKEEAVVPVDKLPLESKLQERLEQKKKMQLAKKIRLRRNRLVRKRKLRKKGRWPPSKMKKLKNV